Proteins co-encoded in one Terriglobales bacterium genomic window:
- a CDS encoding ABC transporter ATP-binding protein: MVCIEAHGLRKTYGQTVALDGIDLRVEEGRILGLIGPNGAGKTTALNAILGLTPYQGELTVLGRDPWIRRNLLMRDVCFMTDVAVLPRWIRVSQLLDYVAGVHPRFDRAKAEGFLARTAIKRTGKVRELSKGMVTQLHLAIVMAIDARLLILDEPTLGLDILYRKQFYDSLLNDYYDRNRTILVTTHQVEEIQHVLTDVMFIDRGRIVFNSSMEELESRYAEVTVNPEQVAGARALKPMHERQLFGRSILLFAGVDRQRLSELGEVRAPTLADLFVAVMATQGVGQGAAR; this comes from the coding sequence ATGGTGTGCATAGAAGCGCACGGTCTCCGCAAGACCTACGGCCAAACCGTTGCGCTCGATGGCATCGATTTGCGTGTAGAAGAGGGCCGCATCCTCGGCCTGATCGGCCCCAATGGCGCAGGCAAGACAACGGCGCTGAACGCCATCCTTGGACTCACGCCGTATCAGGGAGAACTGACGGTGCTGGGACGCGACCCTTGGATCAGGCGGAACCTGCTGATGCGGGACGTCTGCTTCATGACTGATGTGGCCGTACTGCCGCGGTGGATCAGGGTTTCGCAGCTGCTCGATTATGTTGCCGGCGTACATCCGCGATTCGACCGCGCTAAGGCGGAAGGCTTTCTGGCTCGAACTGCGATCAAGCGCACCGGCAAGGTGAGGGAACTGTCGAAAGGCATGGTGACCCAACTCCACCTCGCCATCGTGATGGCCATTGATGCGCGCCTGCTGATACTCGATGAGCCGACATTGGGTCTGGACATCCTGTACCGCAAGCAGTTCTACGATTCGCTGCTCAACGACTACTACGATCGCAACCGTACCATCCTGGTGACGACGCATCAGGTGGAGGAGATTCAGCACGTCCTCACGGATGTCATGTTCATCGACCGCGGCCGCATCGTGTTCAATTCCAGCATGGAGGAGTTGGAGTCACGCTATGCAGAAGTGACGGTGAATCCCGAGCAGGTGGCCGGGGCACGAGCGCTCAAGCCGATGCACGAACGGCAACTGTTCGGCCGCAGCATCCTGCTGTTCGCTGGGGTGGATCGCCAGCGATTGTCGGAGCTGGGAGAGGTGCGGGCGCCAACTCTCGCTGACCTGTTCGTTGCGGTGATGGCCACGCAGGGTGTCGGGCAAGGAGCGGCGCGATGA
- a CDS encoding ABC transporter permease, giving the protein MSTQSNAVPDARVDSQVIAPAVVADTRPMFWSIQREFWENRFIYAAPLAASGIVLFGFFISTVRRSVIGLDPSKQFEVLSWPYVFAPSLIMGASFLAGLFYCLDALHGERRDRSILFWKSLPVSDLTTVLAKAGIAIVILPLLNFAITFVTQAIMLLVSSMVLLANGLSIAPLWTHLSMYQMSLMLLYHLVSVHILWYAPIYAWLLLVSGWARRATLVWAALPPFAIAVIEKIAFNTSHFARMLSYRLIGPERFEMSRHGGEPMYPMTTMDPGKFLSSPGLWLGLAAAAVFLALAVRVRRYREPI; this is encoded by the coding sequence ATGAGCACGCAATCGAATGCCGTGCCCGACGCTCGAGTAGACTCGCAGGTAATCGCGCCCGCGGTTGTGGCTGACACCCGGCCGATGTTCTGGTCGATCCAGCGCGAGTTCTGGGAGAACCGTTTTATCTACGCCGCTCCGCTGGCCGCCTCCGGCATCGTGCTGTTTGGCTTCTTCATCAGCACGGTCCGTCGTTCAGTGATAGGGCTGGATCCCTCAAAGCAGTTTGAAGTCCTTTCCTGGCCTTACGTCTTCGCTCCCAGTCTTATCATGGGGGCGAGTTTCTTGGCCGGGCTGTTTTATTGTCTCGACGCTCTGCACGGCGAGCGTCGCGACCGCAGCATCCTGTTCTGGAAATCATTGCCGGTTTCCGATCTCACCACCGTGCTGGCGAAGGCGGGCATTGCGATTGTGATTCTGCCATTGCTGAACTTCGCGATCACCTTTGTCACGCAAGCGATCATGCTGCTGGTGAGCTCGATGGTGCTGCTGGCCAACGGGCTGAGCATCGCGCCACTGTGGACCCATTTGTCGATGTACCAGATGTCGCTGATGCTGCTCTACCATCTTGTCAGCGTGCACATCCTGTGGTATGCGCCAATCTATGCCTGGCTGCTGCTCGTCTCCGGTTGGGCACGACGCGCGACACTTGTGTGGGCGGCATTGCCACCCTTTGCCATCGCCGTAATTGAAAAAATCGCATTCAATACTTCGCACTTCGCCCGCATGCTGTCTTACCGCCTGATTGGGCCTGAGCGATTCGAGATGTCCAGACATGGCGGCGAGCCGATGTATCCGATGACGACGATGGATCCGGGCAAATTCCTGAGCAGCCCGGGTCTGTGGCTTGGTCTCGCAGCAGCAGCAGTATTTCTTGCGCTGGCAGTGCGGGTGCGCCGCTATCGCGAACCGATCTGA
- a CDS encoding DUF4386 domain-containing protein produces MTDRTIGTSPQTYARVGGVLYLIIIAIGLFGEAGVRGRVIVSGDAASTAAKLRTMESLWRFHIAAELVLLICAVIVTWILFFLLKPVSKELVLLSVLFNLVSIGIEAVSTMYLIVALFPLGKAGYLKAFTPEQLYALAYLAVKPHGYGFGVSLIFFGCFCVVIGYLIFRSGYFPKAIGILMQIAGVCYLINSFTLIAAPALADRLFPAILIPSFVGELSFALYLTVQGVNVAKWRERAGALAS; encoded by the coding sequence ATGACAGATCGCACGATTGGGACATCGCCGCAGACTTACGCAAGAGTAGGCGGCGTGCTGTATCTGATCATCATCGCCATTGGACTCTTCGGCGAGGCAGGTGTGCGCGGGAGAGTCATCGTCTCGGGTGATGCAGCCTCGACAGCCGCCAAGCTAAGGACGATGGAGTCGCTGTGGCGCTTCCATATCGCCGCCGAACTGGTCTTGCTGATTTGCGCTGTCATCGTGACATGGATCTTGTTTTTCCTGCTCAAGCCGGTCAGCAAAGAACTGGTTTTACTGTCGGTCCTCTTCAATCTCGTATCGATCGGCATCGAAGCAGTGAGCACGATGTATCTCATCGTGGCACTGTTTCCACTGGGGAAAGCCGGTTATCTCAAAGCATTTACGCCGGAGCAGCTCTATGCCCTGGCATACCTCGCGGTTAAACCGCACGGCTATGGATTTGGCGTGAGTCTGATCTTCTTCGGCTGCTTCTGCGTGGTGATCGGCTACCTGATTTTCAGGTCGGGATATTTTCCCAAGGCGATCGGTATTCTGATGCAGATCGCAGGCGTCTGCTATCTGATTAATAGTTTCACGCTGATCGCCGCTCCCGCGCTTGCAGATCGGCTATTTCCCGCCATCCTCATTCCCTCGTTTGTAGGCGAGTTGTCCTTCGCGCTGTATCTGACGGTGCAGGGCGTAAATGTCGCGAAGTGGCGGGAGAGAGCTGGCGCTCTGGCGAGCTAG
- a CDS encoding sigma-70 family RNA polymerase sigma factor: MKAASLDRMALEQDRLISEVVKREQSRLRNFIRRRVPDPGDAEDILQDVFYTLVEANRLLMPIEHITGWLFRVARNRIIDLFRKKKPESFSEAAVANENGERLHLEDLLPSPDAGPDAVYARNMLLNEIELALDELPEEQREAFVAHELEGQSFKEIAAETGVSVNTLLSRKRYAVLYLRQRLRKIYDEFRKDEVRK; encoded by the coding sequence ATGAAGGCAGCGAGCCTGGACCGGATGGCGCTCGAACAGGACCGGCTGATCTCGGAAGTGGTCAAGCGGGAGCAGTCCCGGCTGCGCAACTTCATTCGCCGGCGCGTGCCCGATCCGGGCGACGCTGAGGACATTCTGCAGGACGTTTTCTACACGCTGGTGGAAGCCAACCGCCTGCTGATGCCGATCGAGCACATCACCGGCTGGCTATTTCGCGTGGCGCGCAATCGCATCATCGATCTCTTCCGCAAGAAGAAACCGGAGAGCTTCAGCGAGGCCGCGGTCGCGAACGAGAATGGCGAACGGTTGCACCTGGAAGACCTGCTGCCTTCGCCCGATGCCGGACCGGATGCGGTTTACGCGCGCAACATGCTGCTCAATGAAATCGAATTGGCGCTTGACGAGCTGCCGGAGGAACAGCGCGAGGCTTTTGTGGCACACGAACTCGAAGGGCAGAGCTTCAAGGAGATAGCGGCGGAGACCGGCGTGAGCGTAAATACGCTGCTTTCGCGCAAGCGCTATGCGGTGTTGTATCTGCGGCAGCGCCTGCGAAAGATCTACGACGAATTTCGAAAGGATGAGGTACGGAAATGA
- a CDS encoding DNA-directed RNA polymerase subunit omega, which yields MRSDLVFEALQTLRNRYMLCQLASKATRKFHRPNTRIQETMNEVLGKIADSDRTQVMSEPEKVVEAQQRAA from the coding sequence ATGCGCTCGGACCTCGTTTTCGAAGCTTTACAGACACTTAGAAATCGTTATATGCTCTGCCAGCTTGCCTCCAAAGCAACCCGTAAGTTCCATCGTCCCAATACGCGCATCCAGGAGACGATGAACGAGGTCCTCGGCAAGATTGCCGATTCGGACCGCACCCAGGTCATGTCAGAACCGGAAAAGGTTGTCGAGGCGCAGCAGCGGGCTGCATAA
- the rho gene encoding transcription termination factor Rho, translating to MTIAELKEKNITELTRIARSLDLPGASGLRKQDLIFKILQAQSEKEGHIFAEGVLEILPDGYGFLRSPDYNYLPGPDDIYVSPSQIRKFDLKTGDTISGQVRPPHEGEKYFALVKIEAVNFESPEEARNKILFDNLTPLYPQERIKLETARENVSARVMDLLTPVGKGQRGLIVAPPRTGKTMLLQNLANSITTNHPEVVLIVLLIDERPEEVTDMQRSVKGEVISSTFDEPAVRHVQVAEMVIEKAKRLVEHKRDVVILLDSITRLARAYNTIVPPSGKVLSGGVDSNALQRPKRFFGAARNIEEGGSLTICATALIDTGSRMDDVIFEEFKGTGNMEIILDRKLVDKRVFPAIDIQRSGTRKEELLIPKEDLARIWVLRKVLNPLSPVEAMELLIDKLGKTKSNGEFLANMSSL from the coding sequence ATGACAATCGCTGAACTGAAAGAAAAGAACATCACCGAGCTAACCCGCATAGCTCGCTCCCTGGACCTCCCCGGTGCCAGCGGTCTGCGCAAGCAGGATCTCATCTTCAAAATCCTGCAGGCCCAGAGCGAAAAAGAAGGACACATTTTTGCGGAAGGCGTTCTGGAAATCCTGCCCGATGGCTACGGGTTCCTGCGCTCGCCTGATTACAACTATCTGCCCGGACCCGACGACATTTACGTCTCGCCTTCGCAGATTCGGAAATTCGACCTAAAAACGGGCGACACCATCAGCGGGCAGGTGCGCCCGCCTCATGAAGGCGAAAAGTATTTCGCGCTGGTCAAGATTGAAGCCGTCAACTTCGAATCTCCGGAAGAAGCGCGCAACAAGATTCTGTTTGACAACCTGACGCCGCTATACCCGCAGGAGCGCATCAAGCTGGAGACGGCGCGTGAAAACGTGAGCGCCCGCGTGATGGATCTGCTTACCCCGGTCGGCAAGGGACAGCGCGGCCTGATCGTCGCGCCGCCGCGTACCGGCAAGACCATGCTGCTGCAGAACCTGGCTAACTCCATCACCACCAATCACCCTGAAGTGGTGCTGATCGTGCTGCTCATCGACGAGCGCCCGGAAGAAGTCACCGACATGCAGCGCTCGGTCAAAGGCGAAGTTATCTCCTCCACGTTCGACGAGCCCGCTGTCCGTCACGTGCAGGTGGCGGAAATGGTGATCGAAAAGGCCAAGCGCCTGGTCGAGCACAAGCGCGATGTTGTCATTCTGCTCGATTCCATCACCCGCCTGGCTCGCGCCTACAACACTATTGTTCCGCCCTCAGGGAAGGTACTTTCGGGCGGCGTAGATTCGAATGCGTTACAGCGGCCGAAGCGCTTCTTCGGCGCCGCACGAAACATCGAGGAAGGCGGCTCGCTGACCATCTGCGCTACCGCTCTGATCGATACCGGATCGCGCATGGACGACGTGATCTTTGAAGAATTCAAGGGCACCGGCAACATGGAAATCATTCTCGACCGCAAGCTGGTCGATAAGCGCGTGTTCCCTGCGATCGATATTCAGCGCTCCGGCACGCGCAAGGAAGAGTTGCTCATCCCCAAGGAAGACCTGGCGCGCATCTGGGTGCTGCGCAAAGTGCTGAATCCGCTCTCGCCGGTAGAAGCCATGGAGTTGCTCATCGACAAGCTGGGTAAGACCAAGTCGAACGGCGAATTCCTGGCAAACATGAGCTCGCTGTAG
- a CDS encoding C1 family peptidase, with product MPRKVQRYGWIPDLPDPRDLLYAAPPAVLATLPQSIDLRNQCPGVYDQGELGSCTANAIAGAFEFDQRKLKLKEFVPSRLFIYYNERKIEGTVNQDSGARIRDGIKTTVKIGVCPETDWPYNIQQFVGPPPAQTLVDAAKNRAISYHRVTQSLNQMKGCLAEGYPFVFGFTVYDSFESPQVAKTGQVPMPAPGENQIGGHAVVAVGYDDSQQRFIVRNSWGDAWGMKGYCTMPYAYLADSSYANDFWTIRGVTGEAAQAKAAA from the coding sequence ATGCCACGAAAGGTACAACGTTACGGCTGGATTCCAGATCTGCCGGATCCGCGGGATCTCTTGTATGCAGCTCCGCCTGCAGTTCTGGCTACGTTGCCGCAAAGCATCGATCTACGAAACCAATGCCCTGGCGTCTACGACCAAGGCGAGCTCGGAAGCTGCACTGCCAATGCCATTGCAGGCGCTTTCGAATTCGATCAGAGAAAACTAAAGCTGAAGGAGTTTGTTCCTTCGCGCCTGTTCATCTATTACAACGAGCGCAAGATCGAGGGCACTGTGAATCAGGACAGCGGCGCTCGCATTCGAGATGGGATCAAGACCACGGTGAAAATCGGGGTTTGTCCGGAGACTGACTGGCCGTACAACATCCAGCAGTTTGTGGGGCCTCCCCCAGCGCAAACCCTGGTCGATGCTGCGAAAAATCGGGCCATTTCGTACCATCGGGTGACCCAGAGTCTGAACCAGATGAAGGGCTGCCTGGCCGAAGGCTATCCATTTGTGTTTGGCTTTACCGTGTACGACAGCTTTGAATCTCCACAGGTGGCAAAGACAGGTCAGGTGCCAATGCCGGCTCCTGGGGAGAATCAAATCGGCGGCCACGCAGTTGTTGCCGTCGGATATGACGACAGTCAGCAGCGCTTCATCGTCCGCAATTCGTGGGGAGACGCATGGGGAATGAAGGGCTACTGCACGATGCCTTATGCGTATCTTGCAGACTCGAGCTATGCGAACGATTTCTGGACGATAAGGGGCGTGACTGGAGAGGCGGCCCAGGCGAAAGCCGCTGCATGA
- a CDS encoding protease inhibitor I42 family protein: MKTVTETANGTTIALDLNASVELQLPEARTSGYRWTAEDAGAPVVQIEDRGTTLPHGRTGGQALHVWLLTARQPGEVRLRLRQSRPWEPAGSGTLFTITLSVRP; this comes from the coding sequence TTGAAGACAGTAACCGAAACTGCGAACGGCACAACGATCGCGCTGGACCTTAACGCTTCGGTCGAACTGCAATTACCGGAGGCTCGCACCTCGGGATATCGCTGGACTGCGGAGGATGCGGGCGCTCCGGTTGTACAAATCGAGGATCGCGGTACCACCCTTCCACACGGCCGGACTGGCGGCCAGGCGTTGCATGTGTGGCTCCTGACTGCCCGCCAGCCCGGTGAAGTGCGTCTCCGGCTTCGGCAGAGTCGTCCATGGGAACCGGCGGGTTCCGGCACCCTATTCACAATCACTCTGTCCGTTCGGCCTTGA
- a CDS encoding DNA translocase FtsK: MKSLPHIFTPTKNRRLNELIGFLLLVSALLFFLALASYSPLDPSLNTAANTLSGTTRNWVGRFGSYGSDLALQMAGIAAFLLPAYLAALGMRWFRSRAVESPIAKTLGSLLLLPFLGALLALLPWHWRWLHAIPAEGLLGRITADALVHYFNLIGAYIVAVTAMSVALYLCTAFSFGALQLWSETRFAFAYAAWDRVNDWRMERARKQAQKELEKKRAATRPTITAQLLRRPMAADRDVPAAPSLAPVRTGIQRMEAEREIPELAPGIGLPEEPEDVEPPVSERADSASKPKTTMPKLAGGYKLPSSSLLHRPEDQFAIDEEELKSLARVLTEKCAEFEVHGQVTQINPGPVVTTFEFKPEAGIKYSRITSLCDDLCLALRAESILIERMAGKSTVGIQVPNRERETIWLREMVEWQDFVASKGKLTLALGKDINGRIHVADLAAMPHLLIAGSTGSGKSVAINAMIMSLLYKATPDQVRLILVDPKRLELGVYDGVPHLYTPIITEPKLAANALRNAVREMERRLKLLAEKGVRNIEQYNRLFDGSTPSLFEEPTEQEGPIPYIVIIIDELADLMMLDQSNVEESITRLAQMARAVGIHLVLATQRPSVDVITGLIKANFPARISFRVATKVDSRTILDANGAEALLGRGDMLYLPSGSARVHRLHAPFVTEKEIASVVEFWRSQGTAQYQQAFLEAPKEEAGKTEAEAGEAGDEENDELYQDAVRLVLEFGKASTSLLQRRLRIGYGRAAHLIDLMERDGIVGAADGPKPREVLKRPDWLSEVEQSMR, encoded by the coding sequence ATGAAATCTCTCCCGCACATCTTTACCCCGACGAAGAACCGACGGCTCAATGAGCTGATTGGTTTTCTTTTGTTGGTCTCCGCTCTCCTCTTTTTCCTCGCCCTGGCTTCCTACTCGCCGCTGGATCCATCGCTGAATACCGCGGCCAACACTCTCTCCGGGACCACGCGCAACTGGGTCGGGCGATTTGGTTCTTACGGCAGCGATCTCGCATTGCAGATGGCGGGAATTGCAGCTTTTCTGCTCCCCGCGTATCTGGCCGCGTTAGGTATGCGGTGGTTTCGCTCGCGCGCAGTCGAATCACCCATCGCGAAGACCCTTGGATCCCTTCTGCTTCTGCCGTTTCTCGGCGCATTACTGGCGCTGCTTCCATGGCACTGGCGCTGGCTGCATGCGATCCCCGCGGAAGGCTTGCTGGGCCGCATCACCGCGGATGCACTGGTCCACTACTTCAACCTGATCGGCGCCTACATCGTCGCGGTTACCGCGATGTCGGTGGCGCTCTATCTGTGTACAGCATTTTCATTTGGCGCGCTGCAACTGTGGAGCGAGACTCGCTTTGCCTTCGCCTACGCAGCCTGGGACCGGGTCAATGACTGGCGCATGGAGCGTGCACGCAAGCAAGCGCAAAAGGAACTGGAGAAGAAACGAGCTGCAACCCGGCCCACAATCACGGCACAACTGCTGCGGCGTCCCATGGCTGCGGATAGGGATGTTCCAGCCGCTCCGAGCCTAGCGCCGGTTCGCACAGGCATTCAGCGGATGGAAGCCGAGAGAGAAATTCCGGAGCTGGCTCCAGGAATCGGATTGCCGGAAGAGCCCGAGGATGTCGAGCCGCCAGTAAGCGAGCGCGCCGACAGCGCCTCGAAGCCAAAGACCACCATGCCGAAACTGGCTGGTGGATACAAGCTGCCTTCAAGCTCGCTGCTCCATCGTCCCGAAGATCAGTTCGCCATCGACGAGGAGGAGCTGAAGTCTCTGGCGCGAGTGCTGACGGAAAAGTGCGCGGAGTTCGAGGTCCACGGCCAGGTAACGCAAATCAACCCTGGGCCAGTCGTGACGACGTTCGAGTTCAAGCCGGAGGCAGGCATCAAGTACAGCCGAATTACCAGCCTCTGCGACGACCTCTGCCTGGCCCTGCGCGCGGAGAGCATCCTGATCGAGCGCATGGCGGGCAAATCGACGGTAGGCATACAGGTGCCTAATCGCGAACGGGAGACAATCTGGCTGCGCGAGATGGTGGAATGGCAGGATTTCGTCGCCAGCAAAGGCAAGCTCACACTGGCGCTGGGTAAAGACATCAACGGCCGGATTCATGTTGCCGACCTGGCCGCAATGCCGCATTTGCTGATCGCTGGCTCAACTGGTTCGGGGAAGAGCGTGGCCATCAACGCCATGATCATGTCCCTGTTGTACAAGGCCACGCCGGATCAAGTGCGTTTAATTCTGGTGGATCCCAAGCGGCTGGAGTTGGGTGTCTACGACGGCGTTCCTCACCTGTATACGCCGATCATCACCGAGCCCAAGCTGGCGGCCAATGCGCTGCGCAATGCCGTGCGCGAGATGGAGCGCCGCCTGAAGCTGCTGGCGGAAAAAGGTGTGCGCAATATCGAGCAATACAATCGCCTGTTTGATGGCAGCACTCCCAGCCTGTTCGAGGAGCCAACGGAACAGGAGGGGCCCATCCCCTACATTGTGATCATCATCGACGAACTCGCCGATCTGATGATGCTCGATCAGTCCAACGTCGAAGAGTCGATTACCCGCCTGGCGCAGATGGCGCGTGCAGTGGGAATACACCTGGTACTGGCGACCCAGAGGCCGTCGGTGGATGTGATCACGGGTCTGATCAAGGCCAATTTTCCGGCTCGCATTTCTTTCCGTGTGGCGACGAAGGTCGATTCGCGGACGATTCTCGATGCCAACGGCGCCGAAGCCCTGCTGGGGAGAGGCGACATGCTCTATCTGCCCTCCGGATCAGCGCGCGTGCATCGCCTGCATGCGCCGTTTGTTACTGAAAAAGAAATCGCCTCGGTGGTGGAGTTCTGGCGCTCGCAGGGCACCGCGCAGTATCAGCAGGCCTTCCTTGAGGCTCCCAAGGAAGAAGCCGGGAAGACTGAAGCCGAAGCCGGCGAAGCGGGTGACGAGGAGAACGATGAGCTCTATCAGGATGCCGTCCGGCTGGTGCTGGAGTTTGGCAAAGCGTCCACTTCCCTGCTACAGCGGCGGCTCCGCATCGGCTATGGTCGGGCGGCGCACCTGATTGATCTGATGGAGCGCGATGGGATCGTGGGAGCCGCGGATGGCCCGAAGCCTCGCGAAGTGCTCAAGCGGCCGGACTGGCTGTCAGAGGTGGAGCAGTCGATGCGCTAG
- the ispG gene encoding flavodoxin-dependent (E)-4-hydroxy-3-methylbut-2-enyl-diphosphate synthase, which produces MAEIRRRNSVAVHVGDVKVGGDAPIVVQSMTNTDTADVLATVQQCEALARAGSELVRVTVNNDDAAKAVPQIVSLLERRGVTVPIIGDFHYNGHQLLKKYPECARALAKYRINPGNVSVGRKDDDNFRTMIEVAVENQKPVRIGVNWGSLDQQLLTRMMDENSRQAEPKDAREVTMEAMVVSALNSASLAVKYGLRKDQIILSAKVSGVQDLVDVYRTLAARCDYPLHLGLTEAGMGTKGVVASTAAMAVLLQEGIGDTIRVSLTPAPNGDRTEEVMVAEQILQSIGIRSFTPQVTACPGCGRTTSTFFQEMAEQIQSYLRDQMPVWKERYAGVEEMKVAVMGCVVNGPGESKHANLGISLPGTFEEPKAPVFVDGRLVTTLRGDGIVQEFIRILDDYVDSHYAAKSKEIVLG; this is translated from the coding sequence ATGGCAGAAATCCGGCGTAGAAACTCGGTAGCCGTGCATGTCGGTGATGTGAAGGTTGGTGGGGATGCACCGATTGTGGTGCAGTCCATGACCAACACCGACACCGCTGATGTGCTGGCGACGGTGCAGCAGTGCGAGGCGCTGGCCCGCGCTGGTTCGGAGCTGGTCCGGGTTACCGTCAATAACGATGATGCCGCGAAGGCAGTGCCGCAGATCGTGAGCCTGCTGGAACGCCGAGGCGTAACCGTTCCAATCATTGGCGATTTCCACTACAACGGCCACCAACTGCTGAAGAAATATCCCGAGTGCGCCCGGGCGCTCGCGAAATATCGCATCAATCCCGGCAACGTCAGCGTGGGCCGGAAAGATGATGACAACTTCCGCACTATGATCGAGGTCGCAGTCGAGAATCAAAAGCCCGTGCGCATCGGCGTGAACTGGGGTTCTCTCGATCAGCAGCTTCTAACTCGCATGATGGACGAAAACTCGCGTCAGGCCGAGCCAAAGGATGCACGTGAAGTAACCATGGAAGCCATGGTGGTGAGCGCGCTGAATTCCGCGTCCCTGGCGGTCAAATACGGTCTGCGCAAGGACCAGATCATCCTCAGCGCCAAGGTTAGCGGCGTGCAGGACCTGGTGGACGTGTACCGGACGCTGGCAGCGCGCTGCGATTATCCGCTGCATCTTGGCCTGACAGAAGCCGGCATGGGGACGAAGGGTGTTGTCGCTTCTACCGCCGCAATGGCGGTGCTGCTGCAGGAGGGGATTGGGGACACGATTCGCGTGTCTCTGACGCCGGCTCCCAATGGCGATCGCACGGAAGAGGTGATGGTTGCGGAGCAGATTCTGCAGTCGATTGGGATTCGCAGCTTCACACCGCAGGTGACGGCCTGTCCGGGTTGTGGGAGGACGACCAGCACATTCTTTCAGGAGATGGCGGAGCAGATTCAAAGTTATCTCCGCGATCAGATGCCGGTCTGGAAAGAGCGCTACGCCGGCGTAGAAGAAATGAAGGTAGCGGTGATGGGCTGTGTGGTGAATGGTCCCGGCGAATCGAAGCATGCCAACCTGGGAATATCTTTGCCCGGAACGTTTGAAGAACCTAAAGCGCCGGTGTTCGTCGATGGACGCCTGGTGACCACTTTGCGCGGAGATGGGATCGTCCAGGAGTTCATCAGGATCCTCGACGATTATGTGGATTCACATTACGCCGCGAAATCGAAGGAAATTGTGCTCGGGTAA
- a CDS encoding DUF72 domain-containing protein, translated as MADIRIGIAGWAYKDWKGIVYPEARKNAPPPVEYLAQFFDLIEINTSFYGHIKPSQAKLWSQQAASANPQFLFTLKANRAFTHSPIATVESTSASTIRFQMDDVRLAREAYDALASEGRLGALLLQFPISFRNTPENRDHLDRLIRLFAEYPLAIEVRHSSWSDAATLKYLTQVGVALCNIDQPLLGRAVRPADHVTSRIGYIRLHGRRYDQWFDPEKPSDRYDYLYSTQELASWKGRIENVARKAETTFVVANNHFQGKAPANALELKHMITGQKVKAPRILVDHYPRLQDITEVTESPIPLTLFDRAH; from the coding sequence ATGGCGGATATTCGCATCGGCATTGCCGGATGGGCGTACAAGGACTGGAAAGGCATTGTCTATCCCGAAGCGCGCAAGAATGCGCCTCCCCCCGTTGAGTACCTGGCGCAGTTTTTCGATCTGATCGAGATCAATACTTCCTTTTACGGACACATCAAACCCTCGCAGGCAAAGCTGTGGTCACAGCAGGCGGCAAGCGCGAATCCTCAATTTCTATTTACCCTCAAGGCGAATCGGGCCTTCACACACTCACCCATTGCGACCGTCGAATCCACGTCAGCAAGCACGATCCGTTTTCAAATGGACGACGTGCGCCTGGCCAGAGAAGCATACGATGCCCTGGCCAGCGAAGGCCGGCTCGGCGCACTGCTGCTTCAATTTCCGATTTCGTTTCGCAACACACCCGAAAACCGCGATCATCTCGATCGCCTGATTCGCCTGTTCGCGGAATATCCGCTGGCCATCGAAGTGCGACATTCCAGCTGGAGTGATGCAGCGACGCTCAAATATCTGACCCAGGTGGGAGTGGCGTTGTGCAACATCGATCAACCGCTCCTCGGACGCGCCGTTCGTCCCGCCGACCATGTAACCTCGCGCATCGGCTACATTCGCCTGCATGGACGCCGCTACGACCAGTGGTTCGATCCGGAGAAACCCAGCGACCGCTACGACTATTTGTACTCCACGCAGGAGCTCGCGAGTTGGAAAGGGAGAATAGAGAATGTGGCCAGGAAAGCCGAGACTACTTTTGTCGTCGCTAACAACCACTTCCAGGGCAAAGCGCCCGCCAACGCTCTGGAACTGAAGCACATGATCACCGGGCAAAAAGTCAAAGCGCCAAGAATCCTCGTCGATCACTACCCGCGGCTGCAAGACATCACAGAAGTGACCGAATCTCCCATCCCTCTCACGCTTTTCGACAGGGCCCATTAA